The following are encoded in a window of Solibacillus sp. FSL R7-0668 genomic DNA:
- a CDS encoding YuiB family protein, whose product MNDVSLVQLIISVVLFFVMFFGIGFLLNMLLRMTWLMAVIYPVVVVFIIDDVSFLDYIFKPGTAFPALVDKAQALHLVDILILSGGLGGAIVAGFVMIALRKAGYRMF is encoded by the coding sequence ATGAATGACGTTTCATTAGTACAATTAATTATTTCGGTTGTGTTATTTTTTGTCATGTTTTTCGGAATTGGTTTTTTATTAAACATGTTATTACGCATGACGTGGTTAATGGCCGTGATTTATCCGGTTGTAGTAGTTTTTATTATTGATGATGTGAGTTTTTTAGATTATATTTTCAAGCCGGGAACAGCATTTCCAGCTTTAGTCGATAAAGCTCAAGCACTGCATTTAGTAGATATTTTAATTTTATCTGGTGGTTTGGGTGGGGCAATTGTAGCAGGTTTTGTTATGATTGCACTTCGAAAAGCAGGCTACCGAATGTTTTAA
- a CDS encoding NUDIX hydrolase, giving the protein MTKKDRGKVWLGVASIVENAKGEWLLVKKTYGGLKDVWSLPAGFVQEAETVTTAAMREVLEETGVMCKVVGLVGFRSGVILNDISDNMAIFYCRPVDELAPFMLQEREIHEACWMAPSDIVVHELSSVMLKEMAQEHVARHMHPIIEDINPGDVFGYSEYHLYFKK; this is encoded by the coding sequence ATGACGAAAAAGGATCGAGGTAAAGTTTGGCTAGGTGTGGCATCCATTGTAGAAAATGCAAAGGGTGAATGGTTACTTGTAAAAAAGACCTATGGGGGACTTAAGGACGTTTGGTCCTTACCGGCAGGCTTTGTTCAAGAAGCTGAAACGGTAACGACCGCGGCAATGCGTGAAGTACTTGAAGAAACAGGTGTGATGTGTAAAGTCGTTGGGTTAGTTGGTTTTCGCTCCGGTGTAATATTAAATGATATTAGTGATAATATGGCGATTTTTTATTGTCGACCGGTCGATGAGCTGGCACCGTTTATGTTGCAAGAGCGGGAAATTCATGAAGCGTGCTGGATGGCGCCAAGTGATATTGTGGTGCATGAATTATCGTCTGTGATGCTAAAGGAAATGGCGCAGGAGCATGTTGCGCGCCATATGCACCCGATTATTGAGGATATTAATCCTGGCGATGTTTTTGGTTATAGCGAATATCATTTATATTTCAAGAAATAA
- a CDS encoding EAL-associated domain-containing protein translates to MSVLEMLDKLDQIEILYEPIYSADGHRVVAYEVIGQVDGESGIINMEQFTYEQDVPADIRAEIEQLFVRKSLQSVAHLISDVGLYIPCNPNLLMLDYGESYFAMLKELIAEQNLSQITLVMAEHKFAGEIKQLHHLIRYIKTYGVKIALSEVGSQTQLENLLMLEPAVLKINVGQLNYNLWGSQNHAFATIRALAVKMGTLLLIENIGTVYQLQQGWKNGARFFKGPYLQLPDKQFNSRDSLKERFRSECEQFIATEKKQLLHKYEEMKRLEKTICTIVEQVNPSGTQPNKLMQLAKALQNCAFRLYICDNNGFQTSPNIRWKEGQWEVQEEALGKNWSWRPYFLLNIIKLAKDHQGDLSSVYSDIETGDLTRTYSMALASGEFLFIDISYDYLYEHNIVN, encoded by the coding sequence TTGAGTGTTTTGGAAATGTTAGATAAACTCGATCAAATTGAAATCTTATATGAACCAATATATAGTGCAGATGGTCATCGTGTCGTTGCTTATGAGGTCATTGGGCAAGTAGATGGTGAAAGTGGCATTATTAATATGGAGCAATTTACATACGAACAAGACGTACCAGCAGATATACGTGCCGAGATTGAACAGCTATTTGTACGTAAGTCCCTACAATCCGTTGCACACCTGATTTCGGATGTCGGGCTCTACATTCCGTGTAATCCGAATTTACTCATGTTAGATTACGGTGAAAGCTATTTTGCGATGTTGAAGGAGCTAATTGCTGAGCAAAACTTATCGCAAATTACGCTTGTGATGGCAGAGCATAAATTTGCAGGGGAAATCAAGCAGCTACACCATTTAATCCGTTATATTAAAACTTATGGAGTAAAAATTGCGCTTTCGGAAGTTGGCTCACAAACACAGCTAGAAAACTTACTTATGTTAGAACCAGCCGTTTTAAAAATTAATGTCGGGCAACTGAATTATAATTTATGGGGTTCACAAAACCATGCATTTGCAACGATTCGTGCACTCGCGGTGAAGATGGGGACACTGCTATTAATAGAAAACATCGGAACGGTATATCAATTACAGCAAGGCTGGAAAAATGGCGCACGCTTTTTTAAAGGGCCGTATTTACAATTACCAGACAAACAATTTAACTCGCGTGATTCGCTCAAAGAACGTTTTCGTAGTGAATGTGAGCAGTTTATTGCAACAGAAAAAAAACAACTCCTTCATAAGTACGAAGAAATGAAGCGATTAGAAAAAACGATTTGTACAATTGTTGAGCAAGTAAATCCATCAGGCACACAGCCTAATAAGCTTATGCAGCTAGCGAAAGCACTCCAAAACTGCGCATTTCGTCTTTACATCTGTGATAATAATGGCTTCCAAACAAGTCCAAATATCCGATGGAAAGAAGGTCAGTGGGAAGTACAAGAAGAAGCGCTCGGTAAAAATTGGAGCTGGCGTCCATATTTTCTATTAAATATTATTAAGCTGGCGAAGGATCATCAAGGGGATTTGTCATCTGTCTATAGTGATATTGAAACAGGTGATTTAACACGCACCTATTCAATGGCATTAGCAAGTGGCGAATTTTTATTCATTGATATTTCGTATGATTATTTATACGAACATAATATTGTGAATTGA
- a CDS encoding SH3 domain-containing protein, protein MKKILKPLISVMAIGTLSLSINTDNNVSANNIAKTCEYNSASKVNPNYSIMNCLLTETALSYDVPPEIVKAIAEGESGNWRHFDQNGKAIVTADNGIGIMQITNQANYNQDRLKSDLVYNIQAGVETLDNMFKRKDLPRINGGERDVLEHWYFAVMAYNGTKPVNSPIFQATGERNVNAYQEKIFGIVEKMGLIDLTVLPFSREDFQYDSNSKENIKFSAMNYDFDLPLTKSKHFFETNQKVRATTTVNFRARPTKDSPSMGTIGEGEIITITGPFEFDEVSTKTNHFVWYPVKRSDGTKGYVASSYLDYSASTPAPPVTTTPDYSDYAKKFADFSKTAWWTDDMIWAIDRSLISGYGDVWNAKTKKYETQLQPKTQLTEAHFLTIFFRFAQNEELANVKNNSSWNKSGLYNMAKKYHMPVLANEGSTASKALADKGISRGKMAQLMASYHYGKTVSQNEAIQFFMDNGITTATTTSHYKPDQILTRAEISAFIQRYESFVSK, encoded by the coding sequence ATGAAGAAGATATTGAAACCATTGATTAGTGTGATGGCCATTGGTACCCTCTCGCTATCTATAAATACAGATAATAATGTATCAGCTAATAATATTGCAAAAACTTGTGAATATAATTCGGCATCAAAAGTAAACCCTAATTATTCTATAATGAACTGTTTGTTAACCGAAACAGCCTTGAGTTATGATGTTCCGCCTGAAATTGTGAAGGCAATAGCGGAAGGTGAAAGTGGAAACTGGCGTCATTTCGATCAAAATGGTAAGGCGATTGTGACAGCTGATAATGGAATTGGCATTATGCAAATTACAAATCAAGCCAACTACAATCAAGATAGACTAAAAAGCGATCTTGTCTATAATATTCAAGCTGGTGTAGAGACACTAGATAACATGTTTAAGCGAAAGGATCTACCTCGTATCAATGGTGGAGAAAGAGATGTACTGGAACATTGGTACTTTGCTGTCATGGCTTATAACGGTACGAAGCCAGTCAATAGTCCAATTTTCCAAGCAACTGGTGAAAGAAATGTCAATGCCTATCAAGAAAAGATTTTCGGAATCGTTGAAAAAATGGGACTTATTGACTTAACAGTACTACCATTTTCACGTGAAGATTTTCAATACGACTCGAACAGCAAGGAAAATATTAAATTTTCAGCGATGAACTATGATTTTGATTTACCATTAACTAAATCAAAGCATTTTTTTGAAACCAATCAAAAAGTTAGGGCAACAACAACTGTAAACTTTAGAGCAAGACCTACTAAGGATAGTCCTTCTATGGGTACTATAGGTGAAGGTGAAATTATTACCATTACGGGTCCTTTTGAATTTGATGAAGTATCAACGAAGACAAACCATTTTGTTTGGTATCCTGTGAAAAGAAGTGACGGGACAAAGGGATATGTAGCATCAAGCTATTTAGACTACTCAGCTTCAACGCCAGCACCTCCAGTTACCACTACACCAGATTACTCAGATTATGCTAAAAAGTTTGCGGACTTCAGCAAGACCGCTTGGTGGACAGATGATATGATTTGGGCAATCGACCGAAGTTTAATTAGTGGTTATGGTGATGTATGGAATGCAAAAACAAAGAAATACGAAACACAGTTACAGCCGAAAACACAATTAACAGAAGCACATTTTCTAACAATCTTCTTCCGTTTTGCTCAAAATGAAGAATTAGCAAATGTAAAAAATAACTCGTCATGGAATAAAAGTGGTTTATACAACATGGCGAAAAAGTATCATATGCCCGTACTAGCAAATGAAGGGTCTACAGCTTCTAAAGCGCTAGCGGATAAAGGGATTAGTCGTGGCAAAATGGCACAACTGATGGCATCTTACCATTATGGGAAAACAGTAAGCCAAAACGAAGCGATTCAATTTTTCATGGATAATGGGATTACTACAGCCACAACAACCTCTCACTATAAACCTGACCAAATTTTAACTCGTGCTGAAATATCAGCGTTTATCCAAAGATATGAATCTTTCGTATCAAAGTAA
- a CDS encoding HesB/IscA family protein, translated as MAIEKQVVILTEAASFQVKEMMAHNEEEHASLRVAVKGGGCSGLSYGMAFDNEVNEDDFTDNQHGIRILVSKEDAGILQGTKIDFKQSLMGGGFTIDNPNALASCGCGTSFKAAARPAEEQPCE; from the coding sequence ATGGCGATTGAAAAACAAGTAGTAATTTTAACAGAAGCAGCCTCATTTCAAGTCAAAGAAATGATGGCTCATAACGAAGAGGAGCACGCAAGCTTACGTGTCGCGGTAAAGGGCGGCGGCTGCAGTGGTTTATCGTATGGAATGGCTTTCGATAATGAGGTAAACGAAGATGATTTTACAGATAATCAGCACGGCATTCGCATTTTAGTATCAAAAGAAGATGCTGGCATTTTACAAGGTACAAAAATTGATTTTAAGCAATCACTTATGGGCGGTGGCTTCACTATCGATAATCCGAACGCACTTGCATCTTGCGGCTGTGGAACGAGCTTTAAAGCAGCAGCACGCCCAGCAGAAGAGCAACCATGTGAGTAA
- a CDS encoding DUF2225 domain-containing protein produces MEISPFYEKSIECMHCKKSFPSLKVRSKSIKIEHTETDFQPIYADEHVNALYYNVFVCQHCGFSFTEDFNKYFAPGVKEQLNAQICDKWIPHSFKTERTVFDAIQAYKLAFLCATIKKEKFVITSGLALRLAWLYRSLKNTGQEMRFLKIARDHYMESFSNGDYSSTQMSDVRIMYMVAELSRRLEDYENATRFFSRVIENQRVGGEAKLVDMAKEQWELVRAAREKVPN; encoded by the coding sequence ATGGAAATTTCTCCATTTTATGAAAAAAGCATCGAATGTATGCATTGTAAAAAAAGTTTCCCATCACTAAAAGTTCGCTCAAAATCAATCAAAATCGAGCATACCGAAACCGATTTCCAACCCATTTATGCAGATGAGCATGTCAATGCTTTGTACTATAATGTATTCGTATGTCAGCATTGCGGATTTTCATTTACGGAGGATTTCAACAAATATTTTGCACCTGGGGTAAAAGAGCAATTAAATGCGCAAATTTGTGATAAATGGATACCGCATAGCTTCAAAACGGAGCGCACCGTATTTGATGCCATTCAAGCATATAAATTAGCCTTTTTATGTGCAACAATCAAAAAAGAGAAATTTGTTATTACTTCTGGCTTAGCATTGCGTTTAGCATGGCTATATCGCTCACTGAAGAATACAGGTCAAGAAATGCGCTTTTTAAAAATTGCACGTGATCATTATATGGAAAGCTTCTCGAACGGTGACTATTCAAGCACACAAATGTCTGATGTGCGCATCATGTACATGGTTGCAGAATTATCACGTCGTTTAGAAGACTACGAAAATGCCACACGCTTCTTCTCCCGTGTCATTGAAAATCAACGTGTTGGTGGTGAGGCCAAGCTAGTTGATATGGCAAAGGAGCAATGGGAACTAGTACGCGCCGCACGCGAAAAAGTACCAAATTAA
- a CDS encoding NifU family protein: MTETEQYQQVQEVLDKLRPFLLRDGGDCELVDIEDGIVKLRLLGACGSCPSSTITLKAGIERALLEEVPGVIEVEQVF, translated from the coding sequence ATGACAGAAACAGAACAATACCAACAAGTACAAGAAGTTTTAGATAAATTACGTCCGTTCCTATTACGTGACGGTGGTGACTGTGAATTAGTAGATATTGAAGATGGTATCGTAAAATTACGTTTACTAGGTGCATGCGGTAGCTGCCCAAGTTCTACAATCACATTAAAAGCTGGTATCGAGCGTGCTTTATTAGAAGAAGTGCCAGGTGTAATTGAAGTAGAGCAAGTATTCTAA
- a CDS encoding YuzD family protein, with amino-acid sequence MSIKQPIIEIYGADIMCASCVNAPSSKDTYEWLQAAVTRKYPNQAFSIRYIDIEGVIENERDQDYANRIQEDEFFYPLVLINDEVVGEGYVQIKPVFTALEQLGFVPEAE; translated from the coding sequence ATGTCTATAAAACAACCCATTATTGAAATTTACGGTGCGGATATTATGTGCGCAAGCTGTGTCAATGCACCATCCTCTAAGGATACATACGAATGGCTACAAGCTGCTGTAACGCGTAAATATCCAAACCAAGCCTTTTCAATCCGCTATATCGATATTGAAGGCGTAATTGAGAATGAACGCGATCAGGATTATGCGAATCGTATTCAAGAGGATGAATTTTTCTACCCACTTGTCCTAATTAACGATGAAGTTGTCGGTGAAGGATACGTACAAATCAAGCCAGTATTCACCGCACTTGAACAGCTAGGCTTTGTTCCTGAAGCAGAATAA
- a CDS encoding NAD(P)/FAD-dependent oxidoreductase, whose protein sequence is MQKLVLLGGGYGNMRILLRLLPSLPADVEITLVDRTPFHSLKTEFYALAAGTSTDREIRVDFPEHDRLKRVYGEIVRIDREDKKVYLEDGQEVAYDQLVIGLGCVDKYHGVPGADEFTYSIQTIAKARTTFEKVCGLAPGATVAIIGAGLSGIELASELRESRADLKIKLFDRSHRILRDFPEKLSEYIKSWFEKNNVEVIAKSNITRVEEGRLHNHDEIIEADVIVWTAGVQPVKIVRELDVEKDKFNRPIITDHYHVIGDEDVYVVGDSASSHLPPTAQLAEEQAERIAKVLKMRWKGEALPEKLSDIKMKGFMGSLGKKQGFVHLADTTVTGRIARLMKSGLLWYYKRQNEN, encoded by the coding sequence ATGCAAAAATTAGTTTTATTAGGCGGCGGTTATGGGAACATGCGTATTTTACTACGTCTATTACCGAGCTTACCGGCAGATGTAGAAATTACATTAGTAGACCGTACACCATTCCACAGCTTAAAAACGGAATTCTACGCACTTGCAGCAGGTACATCAACAGATAGAGAAATTCGTGTTGATTTTCCTGAACATGATCGATTAAAACGCGTTTATGGAGAAATCGTTCGAATCGATCGAGAAGACAAAAAGGTTTACTTAGAAGATGGACAGGAAGTAGCGTACGACCAGCTTGTTATTGGTTTAGGCTGTGTGGATAAATATCACGGTGTTCCGGGGGCAGATGAATTCACATACAGCATTCAAACGATTGCAAAGGCTCGTACTACCTTCGAAAAAGTATGTGGTTTAGCGCCAGGTGCAACAGTAGCCATTATTGGTGCAGGTCTTTCAGGTATCGAACTAGCGAGTGAATTACGTGAAAGCCGAGCAGATTTAAAAATTAAATTATTTGACCGTTCTCATCGTATTTTACGTGACTTCCCTGAGAAGCTAAGTGAATACATTAAAAGCTGGTTTGAGAAAAACAACGTAGAAGTTATCGCAAAATCGAATATTACACGTGTAGAAGAGGGCCGCTTACACAACCATGACGAAATCATCGAAGCAGATGTAATCGTTTGGACTGCCGGCGTTCAACCCGTAAAAATCGTCCGTGAATTGGATGTAGAAAAGGACAAATTTAATCGTCCAATTATTACAGATCATTATCATGTGATTGGTGATGAAGATGTTTATGTAGTAGGAGATTCGGCTTCTTCACATTTACCTCCAACAGCTCAATTAGCAGAAGAACAAGCAGAGCGTATTGCCAAGGTGCTAAAAATGCGTTGGAAGGGTGAGGCATTACCTGAAAAGCTATCTGACATCAAAATGAAAGGCTTCATGGGCTCTTTAGGGAAAAAGCAAGGCTTCGTTCATTTAGCAGACACAACCGTAACAGGCCGTATTGCCCGCTTAATGAAATCAGGTTTACTTTGGTACTATAAACGACAAAACGAAAACTAA
- a CDS encoding YuzB family protein: protein MFNMVEFCITNLANGAQKTYEELEKDPEIDVLEYGCMSYCTKCARGFYAVVNGEVVEADTPDELTKAIYQYIEENPMW from the coding sequence ATGTTTAATATGGTTGAATTTTGTATTACAAATTTAGCAAATGGCGCACAGAAAACCTATGAGGAGCTTGAGAAAGATCCTGAAATAGATGTGCTTGAATACGGCTGCATGAGCTATTGTACAAAATGTGCACGCGGCTTTTATGCAGTAGTCAATGGTGAAGTGGTGGAAGCAGATACGCCAGACGAATTAACGAAGGCGATTTATCAATATATTGAAGAAAATCCGATGTGGTAA
- a CDS encoding TIGR01457 family HAD-type hydrolase, whose amino-acid sequence MHYQAYCFDLDGTIYRGKAGIDSAIRFVHQLQAQGIEPFYLTNNSSKTRESLQQMLDAIGITAPLTHIYSSSLATAKYVAKLSKDKRVNVVGEQGIRTALVQEGLKITEEQADILVMGIDRQMTYEKLAQACVYVQNGAALIGTNGDIKFPNEASFAPGNGSFVNLVANVAGVTPIFVGKPSPLMLQIVADDHGFDKSEMVMVGDNYDTDILCGIHFGCDTIHVNTGVTPTAIVKQQTQLPTYCVENLLELNK is encoded by the coding sequence ATGCACTATCAAGCCTATTGCTTTGATTTAGATGGCACGATTTATCGCGGAAAGGCTGGAATTGATTCAGCAATTCGCTTTGTACATCAACTACAGGCGCAAGGAATCGAACCGTTTTATTTAACGAATAACTCTTCAAAGACGCGTGAATCGTTACAACAAATGCTAGATGCAATCGGCATTACCGCACCGCTTACGCATATTTATTCGAGCTCGCTTGCCACAGCAAAATATGTAGCAAAGCTGAGTAAGGACAAGCGCGTTAATGTTGTTGGGGAGCAGGGGATTCGTACTGCACTTGTTCAAGAGGGACTAAAGATTACAGAAGAACAGGCGGATATTTTAGTCATGGGCATTGACCGCCAGATGACGTATGAAAAACTTGCTCAGGCATGTGTATATGTACAAAATGGCGCGGCATTAATTGGCACAAATGGCGATATTAAATTTCCCAATGAGGCTAGTTTTGCACCAGGCAATGGTTCATTTGTAAATTTAGTGGCGAATGTTGCAGGGGTGACGCCGATTTTTGTAGGCAAGCCCTCACCTCTGATGCTACAAATTGTGGCGGATGATCATGGCTTTGATAAGAGTGAGATGGTCATGGTTGGCGATAATTACGACACGGACATCTTATGTGGTATCCATTTCGGCTGTGATACGATTCATGTAAACACAGGCGTCACACCAACCGCTATCGTCAAACAACAAACACAATTACCAACTTATTGTGTAGAAAACTTATTAGAACTGAATAAATAA
- a CDS encoding DUF86 domain-containing protein encodes MYFVDRNKITKNLAHLDELITIFEGTDNWLADDIHKLALQRIGHNVMEAMMDVGNLVIDGFIMRDPGSYEDIIDIFVDEKVITPEMDAPLKEVVGLRKMIVREFIAVDNEEILTVLTKNLPILKQFSEKVQAYLTNELGPVSAFLPEDK; translated from the coding sequence ATGTATTTCGTAGATAGAAATAAAATTACTAAAAACTTAGCACATTTAGACGAATTAATCACCATTTTTGAAGGCACAGACAACTGGTTAGCCGACGATATTCATAAATTAGCATTACAACGTATTGGTCATAATGTGATGGAAGCGATGATGGATGTAGGAAACTTAGTAATCGACGGCTTCATCATGCGCGATCCAGGCAGTTATGAGGACATTATTGATATTTTTGTCGACGAAAAAGTCATTACACCAGAAATGGATGCACCATTAAAAGAAGTAGTTGGCTTACGCAAAATGATTGTGCGTGAATTTATTGCCGTAGATAATGAGGAAATTTTAACGGTCCTAACGAAAAACCTACCAATCCTGAAGCAATTTTCAGAGAAAGTGCAAGCTTACTTAACAAATGAATTAGGACCAGTATCTGCATTTTTACCAGAGGATAAATAG
- a CDS encoding DUF3055 domain-containing protein, protein MERFFLYDDVEDTKTRFVSFAGKTQRYDLAVLQSSRFFGKVLVLDIQFGRFAIIGADDVEEPGYLEHVYNRTEVETEDLREYLRELLS, encoded by the coding sequence ATGGAACGATTTTTCTTATATGATGATGTAGAAGATACAAAAACGCGCTTTGTGAGCTTTGCAGGAAAAACACAGCGCTACGATTTAGCAGTTTTACAAAGTAGCCGATTTTTTGGCAAGGTGCTTGTACTAGACATCCAATTCGGCCGATTTGCAATTATCGGCGCAGATGATGTCGAAGAACCAGGATACTTAGAACATGTATACAACCGCACAGAAGTAGAAACAGAAGATTTACGTGAATACTTGAGAGAATTATTGAGTTAA
- a CDS encoding YutD family protein: MIIVEGYLYEMIENVREGFQEEAFTARYSDILSKYDYIVGDWGYGQLRLKGFFDDKNQKSTFDTKISTVQDYLYEYCNFGCAYFIVKKTGRAPEVVAVEATEEAPTEEIIEQQID, from the coding sequence TTGATTATTGTAGAAGGTTATTTGTATGAAATGATTGAAAATGTGCGAGAGGGCTTTCAAGAAGAAGCGTTTACAGCACGTTATTCGGATATTTTATCGAAGTATGATTATATCGTAGGGGACTGGGGCTATGGTCAGCTACGTTTAAAAGGATTTTTTGACGACAAAAATCAAAAATCTACATTTGATACGAAAATTAGTACGGTGCAGGATTATTTATACGAGTATTGTAATTTTGGCTGTGCCTATTTTATCGTGAAAAAAACGGGTCGTGCACCAGAAGTTGTAGCGGTGGAAGCTACTGAGGAAGCACCGACAGAAGAAATAATTGAACAACAAATTGATTAA
- the lipA gene encoding lipoyl synthase, whose protein sequence is MTSCKPTSPKEEHLRKPEWLKIKLNTNDEYKALKKLMREKNLHTVCEEARCPNIHECWGERRTATMMILGSICTRACRFCAVKTGLPNELDLAEPERVADSVALMNLKHVVITMVARDDLKDGGAEVLAETVRAIRRKSPLTSIEVLPSDLGGREENLRMLMDAKPDILNHNIETVRSLTPRVRAKATYERSLEFLRRAKEMEPTIPTKSSLMIGLGESLEEIYEVMDDLRANNVDIMTIGQYLQPTKKHLPVKKYYSPLEFGKLRKIAMEKGFSHCEAGPLVRSSYHADEQVNAAAKHQLEI, encoded by the coding sequence ATGACATCTTGTAAACCAACTAGTCCAAAAGAGGAGCATCTACGCAAACCGGAGTGGCTAAAAATTAAGCTAAATACTAATGACGAGTATAAAGCACTAAAGAAGCTAATGCGTGAAAAAAATTTACACACAGTCTGTGAGGAAGCGCGCTGCCCGAATATCCACGAATGCTGGGGAGAGCGCCGTACTGCAACGATGATGATTTTAGGCTCTATCTGTACACGTGCCTGCCGTTTTTGCGCGGTAAAAACAGGTCTTCCAAATGAGCTTGATTTAGCGGAGCCAGAGCGTGTAGCCGATTCTGTAGCACTTATGAACTTAAAGCATGTTGTCATTACAATGGTAGCACGTGATGATCTAAAAGATGGGGGCGCGGAAGTACTTGCCGAAACGGTGCGTGCAATTCGTCGTAAAAGCCCATTAACGTCCATTGAGGTATTACCATCAGACTTAGGTGGCCGTGAAGAAAACTTACGCATGCTAATGGATGCAAAGCCGGATATTTTAAATCATAATATTGAAACGGTACGTAGCCTGACACCGCGTGTGCGTGCAAAGGCGACCTATGAACGGTCACTAGAGTTTTTACGTCGCGCGAAGGAAATGGAGCCAACAATTCCAACAAAATCTTCATTGATGATTGGTTTAGGCGAATCATTGGAAGAAATTTATGAGGTAATGGATGACTTACGTGCAAATAACGTCGACATTATGACAATTGGTCAATACTTACAGCCAACGAAAAAGCATTTACCCGTAAAGAAATATTATTCACCGCTAGAATTTGGCAAGCTTCGTAAAATTGCAATGGAAAAAGGCTTTAGTCATTGTGAAGCTGGCCCACTCGTACGTAGTAGCTACCATGCCGATGAACAAGTAAACGCGGCAGCCAAACATCAGCTAGAAATTTAA
- the yunB gene encoding sporulation protein YunB, which yields MRFRKKTGMRFRKKKSHRKNLMTLILVSLAFMTALSIYIINGRLMPIYLEYAEVQTYKVASYVVSKAINSRTSSVLDVNEIIVNLPTQSTDMITTKFNTEIINQVRAETQALVKEYLEQAENGDLSHLPNLDSVEYDVGKMEAGDGIVFFVPLGQALNIPIIGNLGPKIPIRFHIIGNVGSDIESPITEFGINNAKVEVNLFIEVNVKIIVPFASSSATVRQKIPVAIGLVQGTVPHIYSAGEGTQPSIEVPIPYD from the coding sequence TTGCGTTTTCGTAAAAAAACTGGAATGCGATTTAGGAAAAAAAAGAGCCATCGTAAAAATTTAATGACGCTTATATTAGTGAGTTTAGCCTTCATGACGGCACTGAGCATTTATATTATTAACGGGCGTTTAATGCCGATTTATTTAGAGTATGCTGAAGTACAAACGTATAAGGTGGCTTCGTATGTTGTAAGCAAAGCAATTAACTCGCGTACTTCTAGTGTTCTTGATGTAAATGAGATTATTGTGAACTTACCTACACAATCAACAGATATGATTACGACAAAATTCAATACCGAAATTATTAATCAAGTGCGTGCAGAAACACAAGCCTTAGTAAAGGAATATTTAGAGCAGGCTGAAAATGGGGATCTATCGCATTTGCCAAATTTAGATAGTGTTGAATATGATGTCGGGAAAATGGAGGCTGGAGATGGGATTGTATTCTTTGTACCACTCGGGCAGGCACTTAATATTCCAATTATAGGGAATTTAGGTCCGAAAATCCCGATACGCTTTCATATTATTGGGAATGTCGGTAGTGATATAGAATCCCCAATCACTGAATTTGGTATTAATAATGCCAAAGTGGAAGTGAATTTGTTTATTGAGGTCAATGTTAAAATTATCGTTCCATTTGCGAGTAGCTCTGCGACAGTAAGGCAAAAAATTCCTGTAGCAATCGGCTTAGTTCAAGGCACAGTTCCGCATATTTATAGTGCAGGGGAAGGCACACAGCCATCGATCGAAGTTCCAATCCCGTATGATTGA